From the genome of Gryllotalpicola protaetiae:
TTCATCATCGACCTCGAGGGCCACATCACCGAGGAGCGCATCGCCGATGCCCTGCTCGGTCTCTACCGCTTCACACCGCGCGTGATCTTCCTCGGCTCCTACCCGCGCGCCGACCGCCAGCCGGCCGACTTCGATCAGCGCTACGCAGACGAGGTGTTCGTCGAGGCGCGCGACTGGCTCCGCGGGCTGCTGTCAGAAGAGCCAGAGACGGATTCCTGATCGGCAGGGCTCTGAGCCCGAAGCACCTGCTCGAGCCGGTCCTCCACCGCAGCCTCGAAGGCGTTCGCCCACACGTCGTAGCCTCGGTCGTTCGGGTGGAACAGGTCGCCCGCGAACTGCGTGGCGACGCCCAGCATGCCCTCCTGCTTCATCGTCTCGTGCAGGTCGACGACGCGCAGGCCGTGGCGGGCGGCGGCCGCCCGAAGCATCCGATTGGCCTGCACCGCTGTGCGCTCACCCGGCAGGAAGTAGAAACTCGGCAGGTCGGCGACGATCGCGTGGGCCGGAAGGCGCGAGAGCACCTCGTCGATCTGCGACGAGAACCGCGCAGCGTCCCACCCGGCGATGTCGTTCGCCCCGATGCAGACGGTCACGATCGCGTCCGCGACGAGCTCGGGTCTGAGCCTGGCGAACCGGGGCAGCTCCTTCTCGAGCGCGGTGGACAGCGTCGCGCCCGAGATGCCGAGATTGATGACACGGATGCTTCGCCCTGACAGCTTCTCGAGTCGCTTCGCGATCACGCCGACGTAGCTGCGCGCGGGCCGCGAGGCGCCGATGCCCTGCGCTGCCGAATCGCCGATCGCGATGTAGAGGACGTCGCCCGGCAGTTCGCGCCGCGCGCGCCAGTAGGCGCTGTGCACCGGGATGTTGTCGGCCAGAATCCGCTGCCACGTGGCCTGCCGTTTCATCAGCCAGCGGTACCAGGCGTATCCGCCCCCGACGGCCGCAGCGGTGACGCCGACGGCGAGCAGGGCCTTCGAGCTTCGGCGCATGGGCTCTACGGTACGCGCACGATCAGCGACCCCGGGTCGTTCCGGAACACCGCCTTCTGCGCGACGCCGAACTCGTCGCCGTCGAGTTCCGCGGCGACGGGCGAGTCGAGCTTCACGGTGATCACCGGTCCCCGCGCGTACTCGAGCACGTTCGGCGACAGCCGCGACTGGATGCGCAGCAGCTTCCGCCCGAGCTTCGTGTGCCGCAGCACGAGGTTCTCCCACAGGATCGTGCGGCCGATGTACAGCCAGCCGAAGATCGTGCGCGGGTGCATGATCGCGACGTCGAGCACCCCGTCGTCGATCTGCGCGTCGGGGATCAGCTCGGCGCCGCCCGGCAGCCCGCCGACGTTGCCGACGAGCACCGAGTGGGTGTCGAAGGTGTGGGTCGCCTGCGAGCCGTCGGCGTTCTTGATGACGATCTTCGACCGCACGGGCTTCGAGGTGATGACCGAACGCAGGATGCCGTCGATGTACGCGATCCAGCCGAACCGCTCTTTGAGGAAGGGGTTGGTGTTCGCGATCATGGCGGCGTCGACGCCGACGCCCGCGACGACCGTGAACGGATTCTCGGTCGCGACGCCGTCGGGCGACGTGAACTCGGCCAGCCCGACGTCGACGACGCGGTCCTGGCCGCTGAACGCCACCTCGACGGCGGCGTCCGCGTTCCCGATCGGCAGTCCGAGGTTGCGTGCGAGCAGGTTGCCGGTGCCGCTCGGCACGATTCCGAGCGCGACACCGGTGTGGCGCAGCGCGCCGGCGACCGCGCGCACGGTGCCGTCGCCGCCCGAGGCGATCACGAGGCGCGCACCTGCTGCGACGGCGCGCCGCGCGGCATCCGCCCCCTCGTCCTCGATCGTCGTCTCGAACCAGAGCGGTTTGCCCGCACCCGTCGAATAGGCGTGCCGCGAGATCGCCTGCCGTACCCGCATCGGGTCGCCCTTGACCGGGTTCACGACCGCGGCGACCGTGTTCGTGAGCGCGCTGGCGCGCTCGATCTCGGGCGCTGGGTCGCTCATTCGACCAAATTACCCTGACCTCTAGACTTAACGGCGTGATCGACCCTGTTCTGCTGCGCGAGAATCCCGACGTCGTCAGAGCCTCGCAGGCGGCCAGGGGCGAGTCCCCCGACACGGTCGACGCGGCGCTCGCCGCCGACCAACAGCGTCGGGCGGCGATCACCGAGTTCGAGTCGCTGCGCGCCGAGCAGAACGCGCACGGCAAGCTGGTCGCGAAGGCTCCGAAGGAAGAGAAGCAGGCGCTCGTCGCGCAGGCCCAGCAGCTGGCCGCGCGCGTCAAGGCGGCGCAGGCCGCGGTCACCGACGCCGAGGCGGACTTCGAGGCATCCGTTCGCCGCCTCGGCAACGTCATCGTCGCTGGGGTCCCGTCGGGCGGGGAGGACGACTACGTCGTCGTCAAGACGGTCGGCGAGATCCCGACCTTCGACTTCGAGCCGCGCGACCACCTCGAGCTCGGCGAGCTGCTCGGTGCCATCGACATGGTGCGCGGCGCGAAGGTCTCGGGTTCGCGCTTCGACTTCCTGCGCGGCATCGGCGCGCGTCTCGAGCTCGCGATCATGAACCTCGCTCTTGACAAGGCACTCGCGAACGACTTCGTGCCGCTCATCACGCCGACGCTCGTGAAGCCCGAGATCATGCAGGGCACCGGATTCCTGGGCGCGCACGCCGATGAGATCTACCGCCTCGAGGCGGACGACCTGTACCTCACGGGCACGAGCGAGGTTGCGCTCGCCGGGTACCACTCCGATGAGATCCTCGACCTCGAGGCAGGGCCGCTGCGCTACGCCGGCTGGTCGACCTGCTACCGGCGCGAGGCGGGGTCCGCAGGCAAGGACACCCGCGGCATCATCCGCGTGCACCAGTTCAACAAGCTCGAGATGTTCGTCTACGCCAAGCCGGAGGACGCGGAGGCCGAGCACGCCCGCCTGCTCGGCTGGCAGGAGGAGATGATGGCGGCGCTCGGGCTGAGCTACCGCGTCATCGACACCGCCGCGGGCGATCTCGGCTCGAGCGCCGCCCGCAAGTACGACGTCGAGGCGTGGGTGCCCACGCAGGGCACCTACCGCGAGCTCACGTCGACCTCGAACTGCACGACGTTCCAGGCGCGCCGGCTCGGCATCCGCTACCGGCCCGGCGACGAGGTCGGCGCGAAGACCGCCGCGGTCGCGACCCTCAACGGCACGCTCGCGACCACCCGCTGGATCGTCGCACTCCTCGAGACGCACCAGCTGGCCGACGGCTCTGTACGCGTGCCGGAGGCGCTGCGGCCCTACCTCGGCGGCCTCGAGCTCATCACTCCGGTCGCGGCCCGATAGTGGCATCCCCGCGCCGCCTGTTGATCGGCCTCGACGTCGACGGCACCCTGATCCGCCTCGACGAGACGATCTCGCCGGCGGTGCACGAGCAGGTCGACCGGGTGCAGCGCCTCGGCCACGAGGTCACGCTCGCGACCGGCCGCAGCTGGGAGACCGCGCAGCCGATCCTCGCGAAGCTCGGCCTCACGCCCGAGTTCGTCGTGTGCTCCAACGGCGCGCTCATCATGCAGCGCGATGCGGCAGAGCCGAGCGGCTATCGCCGCGAATGGGTCGAGACCTTCGACCCGAGCGAGGTGCTGCGCACCATTCGCGGCCATCTGCCGCGCGGCAGCTACATGGTCGAGGATGCGACGGGCTTCCGCCGGTACACCGAGGGCATGAACGACTGGGAGCTCACGGGCGCTGAGCAGGTCGACTTCGACCAGCTCTCGCACTTCCCCGCGAGCCGCGTCGTCGTGACCGCGCCCGAGCTCGACAACAACGAGTTCCTCGAGCTCGTGCGCGCCATGGGGCTCAACCAGGTGTCCTACTCGATCGGCTGGACGGCCTGGCTCGACATCGCGCCCATGGGCGTCAACAAGGGCACCGCGATGGCGCGGGTACGAGATGAATTGCGGATTCCCGGGTCAGACGTCCTCGTCGCGGGCGACGGGCGCAATGACCTCGAGATGTTCGAGTGGGCCGTCGCGGGCGGCGGCCGCGCGGTCGCCATGGGGCAGGCGCCCGATGAGTTGAAGGCGGTCGCGAGCGAGGTCACCGCGACCGTCGACGAGGACGGCCTGGCGAGGGTTCTCGCGGCGCTCTGAGCGCGCTCTCTGAGTGCATTGCCAGGGCGCGTCTGGCAGGGTGGGTGAGTCTGTGCCCCCGACCCCCGCAGCAAAAGGACGTGATGACCGAGCCCACGAACGCACAGCTGCGCCCCCGGCGCGGCCGTCCTGGCCGCCCGACCTCGATCGCCCGCCACGGGCGACTCACGCGCAGGCATCCGTTCGTCGCACTGGGCAAGATCCTCGCGGGAATCGCCGTCGTCGCCTCGGTGAGCGCGTTCTCGCTCGCAGGAATCGCGGTCGGCGATGTGGTGACGTCGACCAAGCCCGCCGTCGTGCTCGTCAACCCGACCACGCATAAAGAGGTCACGAAGCAGCAGGGCATCGCGGCGCTGCAGGGCTCGTTCAACGTGCTGCTGGCGGGCTCCGACTCCGGCGACGGCAACGCGGCGTACGGCAAGCGCGGCGAGAACCTCAACGACGTCACGATGGTGATGCACGTCTCCGCCGATCATCAGCACATCACCGTCGTCAGCTTCCCGCGCGACATGCTCGTGCCGATCCCGTCGTGCCCGAAGGAGGACGGCAGCGGCAGCTACTCCGCGATGAGCTCGCAGAAGATCAACGTGTCGCTGTCATATGGCGGCCTCGCCTGCACCGTGCTCACGGTCGAGAAGCTCACCGGCCTGTCGATCCCCTACGCCGCGGTCATCCAGTTCGACGGCGTCGTCGACATGTCGAATGCGGTCGGCGGCGTGCCCGTGTGTCTCTCTGGCCCCATCAAGGACCCGTACACCGGCCTCAACCTTCCCGCAGGCACGAGCACCATCCAGGGCCAGCAGGCGCTCGCGTTCCTGCGCACCCGGCACGGTGTCGGCGACGGGTCGGACCTCGGCCGCATCAGCAACCAGCAGGTGTTCCTCTCGTCTCTCGTGCGCACGATCAAGTCGGCCGACACCCTCGGCAACCCGCTCAAGGTGTATTCGCTGGCGAAGGCCGCTGCGTCGAACATGCAGCTGTCGACGTCGCTGTCGAACGTGCAGACGTTGGCCTCGATGGCGGTCGCGCTGAAGGGCGCCGACCTGTCGAACATCGTCTTCGTGCAGTTCCCGACGAACTACGTGCCGGGCGGCGGCGCCGTGGCGCCGGACCCCGCAGGCGAGCGCGCGCTGCTCACCGCACTGCAGAACGACGAGGCGGTGCAGGTCACCGGCAACACCGGCATCGGCTCTGTGCAGGACCCGACACATGCGACGACGGATGCCGGCGCGACACCACCCGCCACAGCGGGCTCGACGCCGACGACGGCACCGAGCGACGGCGCCTCGGCCCCCGCGGGCTCCGGCGGCGCGGTGGCCCTTCCCGACCAGGTGCACGGCCAGTCGGCGAGCGACTACACCTGCTCGAAGCCCTTCAGCGGGTAGGTAGACTCGACGCGGATGCGTGGCAGAGCGGCCTAATGCGGCGGTCTTGAAAACCGCTGACGAGCAATCGTCCGGGGGTTCAAATCCCTCCGCATCCGCCGCTGGGAGCGAGGGCCCGGTGGGCCCTCGCCGCGGCGGATGCCGAGCGAGCTGCGCTCGCGAGGGGCAGCGCCTTTTGGGGTGCCTGCCGAGCGAGCTGCGCTCGCGCGGGGCTTCCCGGTTTACGCGAGTGACGATGTGTTCTGGCCCCAGATCAGGGGAAGCATCCGTTACACCGCTGATATTCGCTACCTAGACGCTTGGGTCATAATGACCACGGGCGCCGATTTCGCGGCGCAGCGATCGTGTGGAGTGCAGATGAGCGAGTCGGGGCGTGGGCCGGTGCTGCGGCACGCACGCGCCGCCGGCAGGCATCCGCTCGCCCTGGCTGCGAAGATCGTGGCCTCCGTCGTCAGTGTCGCGGTCGTCAGCTCGCTCGGGATCGCCGCGATCGCGGTGGCCGACATCAGCCACAACGTGCAGACGAACGCGCAGGTCCACCTCGTCCAGCAGAAGGACGTCGGTCAGACCGCGCCGCCCGTGACGAAGACCATCGAGCCCGAGGCGACGGCGCTCGCCGGGGAGTTCAACGTGCTGCTCGTCGGCACCGACACGCGCACGGGCCAGGGCGGACAGTTCGACAGCAAGGCGGAACTGCGGGCGTCGAGCGGCGCGGGCAACAACGACGTCACGATGCTGCTGCACGTCAACGCCGCTCACACCGCGGCGACGGTCGTCAGCTTCCCGCGCGACCTCGTCATCCCGATTCCCTCGTGCCCGAGCCCCAAGGGCGGCTGGTACAGCGCGATGTCGGCGCAGATGCTGAACACCTCGCTCACCTACGGCGGGCTGACCTGCCCGGTGCTCACGATCGAGAAGCTGATCGGCATCGATGACATCAACTACGCGGCAGAGATCAGCTTCGACGGGGTTGCGGCGATGTCGGATGCCGTGGGCGGCGTTCCCGTCTGCCTCGCGACCCCCATCAACGACCCGTACGTCGGGCTGAACCTGCCAGCTGGAACGAGCACCATCCAGGGCCAGCAGGCGCTGCAGTTCCTGCGTTCGCGACACGGCGTCGAGGACGGCAGCGACCTCGCCCGCATCAGCAATCAGCAGAACTTCCTGTCGTCGCTGCTGCGCACGATCACCTCTGCGGGAACGCTCGGCAACCCGATCAAGCTCTACCAACTGGCCGCCGCCGCGACCCAGAACATGACCCTCTCCGACACGATGGGCGACGCGAAGACGATGGTCGGCATGGCGGTCGCGCTGAAGAGCATCCCGCTGTCGCAGATCACCTTCGTGCAGTACCCGGTGCTGACCGATCCGACCAACCCGAACCGGGTGGTTCCCGACACCTACGGCGCGCCGATTCTGGCGAAGGCGATTCAGAACGATCAGCCCGTCGTTCTCTCGGCGACGACAGGCCGCGGCACCGAGCTGGCGCCGAGTTCGACGCCGTCTGCGCCCGCGGGCGCGGCGACGGCACCGCCCGCCACCGGGACCGCGACGGCGCCCCCCGGCGACGTGACGCTGAGCAAGAACGCGACCGGTCAGACCGCCGATCAGCAGACCTGCACGAAGGGCGTGACCGGCCACCCGGGTGAGTGATGCTGGCTGAGCGGCCAGTCTCTGCCTGATAAGGTGTAACGGATGTCTGTCAGGGTCTCGGCCCGGTCAGCATTGGAGACGTCGCATAGTCCGGTCGAGTGCACCACCCTGCTAAGGTGGAGTCCCCTTCTTGGGGACCAAGGGTTCAAATCCCTTCGTCTCCGCACTTTTCTTGCTGGTCATCGGCGCTTTTCTATTGCGCTGCATCGATCAATTCTTGCGACACATGGGGACCCTCAGGGGTTCCGAGGGTCCCCAGGGGGTCACCATTTCGGCAGCCGGGGACCCCCTGGGGACCCCAGCGCGGCTGATCTGCAACAAAACCCCTGATCAGAGGCGAGAGGGACATCACCTGGTGAGAGTGGTGTGAGCGCGGTGCTGAGAACCGGGGAACTCGCGAATAAGGCTCGGGCCGCCGAGCTGCCGCTCGCCCCCTATAGGGTGAAGGGATGCCCCAGGCGAGCGCCGGCGAGACCACACAAGGCAGCTACGAGGTGCGCTTCGACTGGGGGGTCGAGGGCCTCCGCAGCATCGCGTCAGGCACGAGCGTTGTCATCGTCATCGACACCATCTCCTTCACCACGACTGTCGAGCTCGGCGTCGGGCAGGGTTTGGAGATCGAGCCGTTTCGCACCGTCGATCGCGATGCCGCTGAGCAATACGCCGCGTCGATCGGCGCTCGCGTCGCCGCGCGCCGCAACGAACCAGGGGTGTCCCTCTCGCCGACGAGCATGAACGCGAAGAACGTTGCTGCCTTCGGCGCGCGGCGAGCCGTGATCGTGTCTTTGAACGGGGCGCGCGTCTCGACAGAGGCGGCCTCATTCGGCGTGCCCGTCGTGGCAGCGAACCTGCGCAACTACTCGGCCGTCGCGCGCTGGATCCTCGAGCATCAACGCGTCCTCGGGCACCGTGCGGGCGTCGCCATCGTGGCCGCGGGCGAACGCCATCCCGGCGACCTCCTGCGGCCCGCTGTCGAGGACCAGCTCGCGGCCGGCGCGCTCGTCGGCGCCCTTGCCTTGCTCGGCATCGGCTCCCCGTCGCCCGAAGCGACCGTCGCTGCGGCCTCGTTCGACAGGCTGCGGCATGCGGCAGGCGAGCTGCTTGCGGAATCCGTGAGCGCTCGTCAACTCGCGGCCGCCGGCCAACTCGCGTCTTCCGGCGGCTTCGACGACGTCACCAGCGCCGCTCAGCTGGACGTCTCCGACGTCGTCCCGGTGATGCGTGACGGGGTCTATCGCGCAGAGAAGGCCGTGCGTTCGCAGCTCGTATGACGGCCCCGGTACCGGTACCGGTGCTCGCGATCGCGAGGTCGCCTCGTCGCCGACACGCTCGCACGGCCCGCTCACCGACATGGCGGACGCCAGCTCGGCTGCCGAGCCAACCGGTGGGGACAGGCCCACCATGGTTGGGGTGTAGGCCCATAGCCCGGGCACCTCGCCGTTTCTAGCGTTGTTCTCAGCCGCTTGATGTGAGGAGACAACCATGGCTGAGAACGAGCAGATGACGACCGATGCCCCGACAGTTGAACTGCTGGAGGCGGTGCGGAAGTGCACCTGGATCTACGGAGTGACGAATGCGGTTGTGGTGGCAACGGTGATCGGTTCGGCGGTCCTCGGCGGGTCGCCTAGCGCGTTCATGTGGGTACGAGCCCTGATCCTGCTCGCGGTTGCACCCCTGCTGCTGTGGTTCGTTCGTCGTGCCGCCAGAGGCAACCGCGAGGCACTTGGGCGAATCCGCATCATGGCCACGGTTTTGCCGATCGCCATCATCGTCGTCGACCTCATTCCGGGGGTCTGCCCGGCCTGGTATGCCGCGCTCCAGGGCATCGGGGCGATTGCTCTGGTTCCGGTCGCGGTCATCGCATGGCGTGTGGCATCGCACTCCTCTCGCCCTGCAGGGCAGACTCGGTGACAAGCAGGCCACCGCGCGCGGTGCGCGCCACTGAGGGGGGAGGCGGCTGATGCGAGCACGACTGCGCGCTGCCCCCCTCTCGGCCGGTCGCGGACTCGTGCGGTCTTTCGGGTTCATGCTCTGCGCACTGATCGTCCCGACCGCGGCAGCGCTCCTTCCGGTGCTCGCTTCCTTCGGCCTTCTCGGTGGCCCATGGTCATGGCGGAATCCCTGGTCGTGGGGAGCGCTGTCAGTGCTCATCGCAATCTCTGCGCTTGCGCTTGCGCACCCGGTCACCAAGTTGTTCCGCAGCCTGCTGGTTCGCTGGTGCGGGCTGAGGTTGCCGAACGGCTTCCGGGCACTTCCTGAACCGGTGCAGCTGTCGACCGGCTATTGGTGGAACGGCAGATCGTACGAACGAACGCGCTCCGACGCGGAATCCGACCTGCGACTCAGCCGTGTGCTTGAGCGAGCGTACTGGCGAGAGGTGCGATGGGTTCTCGGACCAGCGCTCGTCGTGGCTATCGTGTCCGGGTTCCCGGCCTACGCGCTGTTCGGCGCTGCCATCTTGATCGCATCGGTGACGGCGCCAGGTATCGCAGCTGGCGTCGCGGTTGCGGCCGCGTCGCTCGCTCTCGCACCATTCGCGTGGCGAGCCACACGCCCGGTCGCCGCGCGCTGGCTCACGCCTGGGCGGTCAGCGGCCGAGTCGCAGGCGCAGCGCGCGGACCTCACAGCCGCGCACGATGCCGAGATTCGCCGGATCGAGCGAGATCTGCACGACGGCGCGCAGGCTCGGCTCGTGGCAGTCGGAATCGACCTCGCGACGGCGGAACGTCTGCTTGAGCGCGAACCGGACCGCGCGAGAGAACTGCTGAAGCTCGCGCGCGCAGGCACTGCGAATTCGCTTGAGGACCTTCGCGGCCTCGTACGCGGGGTGTATCCGCCCGTCCTCGTCGAGCGCGGCTTCGTCGCCGCTGTGCGAGCGGTCGCGCTCGACTCCCCGGTCCCGATCGAGGTGGTGGCGCCTGACGGCTTGCGGTTGCCGTCGCCTGTCGAGGCCACGCTCTATTTCGGCGTCGTTGAGGCCCTTGCCAATATGGCGAAGTATTCGGATGCAGCGCGTGGCAGTGTCATCGTGCGCGAAGAGCCCGGCCATGTCGCTGTGATCGTCCGCGACGACGGCCGCGGCGGAGCGATGATCGTCGCCGGTGGAGGGCTCGACGGTGTTCGTCGGCGAGCCGGGGCCTTCGATGGAACCCTTGACGTGACCAGCCCGTCGGGCGGTCCCACTGAGATCACCGTAAGGATGCCGTGCGCGTTGTTGTAGCCGAGGACCAGTACCTTCTCCGCGACGGTCTTGTCCGTCTGCTCGAGTCTTTCGGCCATGAAGTCGTTGCCACCGCCACCTCGGGGCCAGAGGCAACCCGAGCGCTGCTCATGCACCGTCCGGATGTCGCCGTGATCGACGTGCGGATGCCGCCGAGCAACACGGACGAAGGCCTTGCCGCAGCTCTTGCTGCGAGACGCGAGGTGCCCGGTCTCCCTGTCCTCGTCCTCTCGCAGCACGTCGAGCAGTTGTATGCGCGCGAGTTGATCGCGGATGACACAGGCGGCGTGGGCTATCTGCTCAAGGATCGCGTCTTCGACGCCGAGCAGTTCGTGGACGCGCTCGAACGCGTGGCAGCCGGGGCGACTGTATTGGACCCGGTGGTCGTTTCGAAGCTCTTCGCAACACCGGTGAGCACATCGCGGCTGGCGGTGCTGACTGAGCGTGAGCGGTCGATCCTGGCGCTCATGGCGGAGGGACTCTCGAATCAGTCGATCGCTCGAGCGCTTCATCTCAGCGAGGGAGCAGTGAGCAAGTACACAACAACGACCTTTGAGAAGCTCGGACTCGGCAAAGATGACGGGGCGAACCGACGCGTCCTCGCGGTGCTGGCCTACCTGAGCGGCGCATGAAAGGGCGAGGCCGAGGCGTTCGGTGCGGAGCTCAGCGAGGTCATCGCCCCGACGCGAGGCGCGCTGGAAGCGGCGCGAGGCGATAGTTCGCCCAGACGTAGGCATCCATCTGGTGCTGGTCCGCGCTGAGGTTGACGACTCGGTCGATTCTGTTGTCGCCGTCGAAGTGCCAGACGAGCGCCCAGAGAGTGTCAACACTCCCGATCCCGTCCGTGGTCCAGCCTCGATGGATGTCGACGACGTAGTGGTCGTTGGCTTCTAGGAATAGCGGCTCAGCACGAAATCCTGCTTTGCCGAGTTGGGTGATGAACTCCGCGACCTCGTCGACGCCGTGCTTGGTTCCCGCCAGGGGATGGTGTCCGGGGATAACCCATTCGATGTCGGGCGTCATCACGTCCCGCATCCCGTCGACGTCGTAGGTGGCATATGCGGCGAAGAACCTGTTGATGGCCTCAAGCTTGGGCGCTGCGTCGTTCATGGGATCTGTCTTTCGAATAGTTCTTGCGTGGATTCCAGCGAACGCGGAGGCCGAGCCAGGGGCGTCATGGACGCCACGCTAGTTTGCAATTGGCGCAGATATCCGGCCAATCATCCGCGGATGATTCAGGCCAATCTGACGCCGGTCGCTCTCGACTCGACGGCGGCGGGTCGGCGCAGGGTCGATCAATCCGTGTCCGTGGCGGGGTACAAGACCCCACCGCGGTAGCGCGCCTCTTCCCAGATCTGCTCATCGGACAGGCCGGTCTCGATCAGCTCGATCAGTTGGTGGTTGACGGAGACGATTGCGCAGCGATAGCCGGCGAACGGCTCGTACGGCGGCATCAATATCTCCGTGCCGCGAAGTGCGGTCTCGAGGTCTTCGACGGTGAAGGCAACGTGGCTTTCTGTGCGGATGCGTTCGTGCAGCCCGGATTCTTCGCGGAAGGCGTGCAGCTGAATATGCAGGGAAAGGTCGTTCGGGAGATCCAATGTGTACATGCGATACAGCGGGCTGTAACGCGCACGCGGATCGGATTGAAGCGCGTCCACGGGGA
Proteins encoded in this window:
- a CDS encoding SGNH/GDSL hydrolase family protein yields the protein MRRSSKALLAVGVTAAAVGGGYAWYRWLMKRQATWQRILADNIPVHSAYWRARRELPGDVLYIAIGDSAAQGIGASRPARSYVGVIAKRLEKLSGRSIRVINLGISGATLSTALEKELPRFARLRPELVADAIVTVCIGANDIAGWDAARFSSQIDEVLSRLPAHAIVADLPSFYFLPGERTAVQANRMLRAAAARHGLRVVDLHETMKQEGMLGVATQFAGDLFHPNDRGYDVWANAFEAAVEDRLEQVLRAQSPADQESVSGSSDSSPRSQSRASTNTSSA
- a CDS encoding diacylglycerol/lipid kinase family protein; this encodes MSDPAPEIERASALTNTVAAVVNPVKGDPMRVRQAISRHAYSTGAGKPLWFETTIEDEGADAARRAVAAGARLVIASGGDGTVRAVAGALRHTGVALGIVPSGTGNLLARNLGLPIGNADAAVEVAFSGQDRVVDVGLAEFTSPDGVATENPFTVVAGVGVDAAMIANTNPFLKERFGWIAYIDGILRSVITSKPVRSKIVIKNADGSQATHTFDTHSVLVGNVGGLPGGAELIPDAQIDDGVLDVAIMHPRTIFGWLYIGRTILWENLVLRHTKLGRKLLRIQSRLSPNVLEYARGPVITVKLDSPVAAELDGDEFGVAQKAVFRNDPGSLIVRVP
- the serS gene encoding serine--tRNA ligase, producing the protein MIDPVLLRENPDVVRASQAARGESPDTVDAALAADQQRRAAITEFESLRAEQNAHGKLVAKAPKEEKQALVAQAQQLAARVKAAQAAVTDAEADFEASVRRLGNVIVAGVPSGGEDDYVVVKTVGEIPTFDFEPRDHLELGELLGAIDMVRGAKVSGSRFDFLRGIGARLELAIMNLALDKALANDFVPLITPTLVKPEIMQGTGFLGAHADEIYRLEADDLYLTGTSEVALAGYHSDEILDLEAGPLRYAGWSTCYRREAGSAGKDTRGIIRVHQFNKLEMFVYAKPEDAEAEHARLLGWQEEMMAALGLSYRVIDTAAGDLGSSAARKYDVEAWVPTQGTYRELTSTSNCTTFQARRLGIRYRPGDEVGAKTAAVATLNGTLATTRWIVALLETHQLADGSVRVPEALRPYLGGLELITPVAAR
- a CDS encoding HAD family hydrolase gives rise to the protein MASPRRLLIGLDVDGTLIRLDETISPAVHEQVDRVQRLGHEVTLATGRSWETAQPILAKLGLTPEFVVCSNGALIMQRDAAEPSGYRREWVETFDPSEVLRTIRGHLPRGSYMVEDATGFRRYTEGMNDWELTGAEQVDFDQLSHFPASRVVVTAPELDNNEFLELVRAMGLNQVSYSIGWTAWLDIAPMGVNKGTAMARVRDELRIPGSDVLVAGDGRNDLEMFEWAVAGGGRAVAMGQAPDELKAVASEVTATVDEDGLARVLAAL
- a CDS encoding LCP family protein, whose translation is MTEPTNAQLRPRRGRPGRPTSIARHGRLTRRHPFVALGKILAGIAVVASVSAFSLAGIAVGDVVTSTKPAVVLVNPTTHKEVTKQQGIAALQGSFNVLLAGSDSGDGNAAYGKRGENLNDVTMVMHVSADHQHITVVSFPRDMLVPIPSCPKEDGSGSYSAMSSQKINVSLSYGGLACTVLTVEKLTGLSIPYAAVIQFDGVVDMSNAVGGVPVCLSGPIKDPYTGLNLPAGTSTIQGQQALAFLRTRHGVGDGSDLGRISNQQVFLSSLVRTIKSADTLGNPLKVYSLAKAAASNMQLSTSLSNVQTLASMAVALKGADLSNIVFVQFPTNYVPGGGAVAPDPAGERALLTALQNDEAVQVTGNTGIGSVQDPTHATTDAGATPPATAGSTPTTAPSDGASAPAGSGGAVALPDQVHGQSASDYTCSKPFSG
- a CDS encoding LCP family protein, translated to MSESGRGPVLRHARAAGRHPLALAAKIVASVVSVAVVSSLGIAAIAVADISHNVQTNAQVHLVQQKDVGQTAPPVTKTIEPEATALAGEFNVLLVGTDTRTGQGGQFDSKAELRASSGAGNNDVTMLLHVNAAHTAATVVSFPRDLVIPIPSCPSPKGGWYSAMSAQMLNTSLTYGGLTCPVLTIEKLIGIDDINYAAEISFDGVAAMSDAVGGVPVCLATPINDPYVGLNLPAGTSTIQGQQALQFLRSRHGVEDGSDLARISNQQNFLSSLLRTITSAGTLGNPIKLYQLAAAATQNMTLSDTMGDAKTMVGMAVALKSIPLSQITFVQYPVLTDPTNPNRVVPDTYGAPILAKAIQNDQPVVLSATTGRGTELAPSSTPSAPAGAATAPPATGTATAPPGDVTLSKNATGQTADQQTCTKGVTGHPGE
- a CDS encoding 2-phosphosulfolactate phosphatase, with protein sequence MPQASAGETTQGSYEVRFDWGVEGLRSIASGTSVVIVIDTISFTTTVELGVGQGLEIEPFRTVDRDAAEQYAASIGARVAARRNEPGVSLSPTSMNAKNVAAFGARRAVIVSLNGARVSTEAASFGVPVVAANLRNYSAVARWILEHQRVLGHRAGVAIVAAGERHPGDLLRPAVEDQLAAGALVGALALLGIGSPSPEATVAAASFDRLRHAAGELLAESVSARQLAAAGQLASSGGFDDVTSAAQLDVSDVVPVMRDGVYRAEKAVRSQLV
- a CDS encoding sensor histidine kinase; protein product: MLIAISALALAHPVTKLFRSLLVRWCGLRLPNGFRALPEPVQLSTGYWWNGRSYERTRSDAESDLRLSRVLERAYWREVRWVLGPALVVAIVSGFPAYALFGAAILIASVTAPGIAAGVAVAAASLALAPFAWRATRPVAARWLTPGRSAAESQAQRADLTAAHDAEIRRIERDLHDGAQARLVAVGIDLATAERLLEREPDRARELLKLARAGTANSLEDLRGLVRGVYPPVLVERGFVAAVRAVALDSPVPIEVVAPDGLRLPSPVEATLYFGVVEALANMAKYSDAARGSVIVREEPGHVAVIVRDDGRGGAMIVAGGGLDGVRRRAGAFDGTLDVTSPSGGPTEITVRMPCALL
- a CDS encoding response regulator transcription factor yields the protein MRVVVAEDQYLLRDGLVRLLESFGHEVVATATSGPEATRALLMHRPDVAVIDVRMPPSNTDEGLAAALAARREVPGLPVLVLSQHVEQLYARELIADDTGGVGYLLKDRVFDAEQFVDALERVAAGATVLDPVVVSKLFATPVSTSRLAVLTERERSILALMAEGLSNQSIARALHLSEGAVSKYTTTTFEKLGLGKDDGANRRVLAVLAYLSGA
- a CDS encoding nuclear transport factor 2 family protein; this translates as MNDAAPKLEAINRFFAAYATYDVDGMRDVMTPDIEWVIPGHHPLAGTKHGVDEVAEFITQLGKAGFRAEPLFLEANDHYVVDIHRGWTTDGIGSVDTLWALVWHFDGDNRIDRVVNLSADQHQMDAYVWANYRLAPLPARLASGR